One Hydrogenophaga crassostreae genomic region harbors:
- a CDS encoding ATP-binding protein: MRSRLTFTLSAWLIGVVAVSVLAMGSFTSWHLSQGFTAYLQARDSERFDKFVALVEQRLAVGPSALQGEKAAPDMRDLLREFALAEGLIPLGSKPPQGRPSHEAPPGAPNPRPPPPGAGEGFGSRVALALPDGRSWAGPPISLEETGVVERPVKVAGETVALARLRPLTQAADALEAQFLTQQFAGIAGVAAGLFLLALVSAMWLARQWIRPLVAVQDATARIARGELSVRVPNARSDEIGDVMRNVNAMAASLQNIEGARRRWMADLSHELRTPLTVLRGEIEALVDGVRPMTTKAMVSLQEDTLRLGALVDDLHLLAMADLQPLPCRFEDTDASEIVQGVLRRHALAATDAGLTLNWANGHPPSAPLHGDPRRIEQVLNNLVQNSLRYTDAPGQITVDLKSTPECIQIIVEDSAPGLEPQDMSRIFEPLYRADSARSRHNGGSGLGLAISAAIVHAHGGLISAHPSPLGGLRIEVDLPTQPTLLK, encoded by the coding sequence ATGCGTTCCCGACTCACTTTCACTCTCTCTGCCTGGCTCATCGGCGTTGTTGCCGTCAGCGTTCTGGCCATGGGCAGCTTCACCTCGTGGCACCTGAGCCAGGGTTTCACGGCCTACTTGCAAGCGCGCGATTCGGAGCGCTTTGACAAGTTCGTGGCGCTGGTGGAACAGCGCCTGGCCGTTGGCCCGAGCGCACTTCAGGGCGAAAAGGCGGCCCCCGACATGCGGGATTTGCTGCGCGAATTCGCGCTTGCAGAGGGCCTGATTCCGTTGGGTAGCAAGCCCCCTCAAGGCAGACCCTCTCACGAGGCCCCCCCCGGCGCCCCCAACCCACGACCACCACCTCCGGGCGCCGGTGAGGGGTTCGGCAGCCGGGTGGCGCTGGCGCTGCCCGACGGACGCTCATGGGCTGGCCCGCCCATCTCGCTGGAAGAAACCGGCGTTGTTGAACGCCCTGTCAAAGTGGCCGGCGAAACCGTGGCGCTGGCACGGCTCAGGCCTCTGACGCAGGCAGCCGACGCCCTTGAAGCCCAGTTCTTGACGCAGCAGTTTGCAGGTATCGCCGGGGTCGCCGCAGGCTTGTTCCTGCTGGCCCTGGTATCGGCGATGTGGCTGGCCCGCCAATGGATCCGGCCATTGGTTGCGGTGCAAGACGCCACGGCGCGCATCGCGCGGGGTGAACTGAGCGTGCGCGTACCCAACGCCCGCAGCGACGAGATCGGCGATGTGATGCGCAATGTCAACGCCATGGCCGCCAGCCTGCAAAACATCGAGGGCGCACGCCGCCGCTGGATGGCCGATCTCTCGCACGAGTTGCGCACGCCACTGACTGTGTTGCGCGGAGAAATAGAGGCACTTGTCGACGGCGTTCGTCCCATGACCACGAAGGCCATGGTGTCACTGCAAGAAGACACGCTCAGACTGGGCGCGCTGGTGGACGATCTGCATCTGCTGGCCATGGCCGATTTGCAGCCCCTGCCCTGCCGGTTCGAAGACACCGACGCCAGCGAGATCGTGCAAGGCGTGTTGCGTCGCCACGCCTTGGCTGCGACCGACGCTGGGCTGACGCTCAACTGGGCCAACGGCCACCCGCCCTCTGCGCCCCTGCACGGAGATCCGCGCCGCATTGAACAGGTGTTGAACAACCTGGTGCAAAACAGTCTGCGTTACACCGATGCGCCAGGGCAGATCACCGTCGACCTGAAAAGCACCCCCGAGTGCATTCAAATCATCGTTGAAGACAGCGCGCCAGGGCTGGAGCCGCAAGATATGAGCCGCATTTTTGAGCCTCTCTACCGCGCCGATTCGGCCCGCAGCCGCCACAATGGTGGCAGTGGCCTGGGCCTGGCCATCAGCGCGGCCATTGTGCATGCCCACGGCGGCCTCATCAGCGCCCACCCTTCACCGCTGGGTGGTTTGCGCATCGAGGTCGATTTGCCCACCCAACCAACGCTTCTGAAATGA
- a CDS encoding HupE/UreJ family protein codes for MGFLTRLQRARRTLVIGLFAWVALLPAAQAHLMVAQRGTLNLVDGGAFMVLSIPVLAFQGIDDSGDGLLSSAEFGAHRQSIIGAVKQGVVLSDAQGPRELQGMMLSLAPPDHRGEGESEGPSSQLVVMGRFDLGEPGSPLRFQVNLFGQSAAEQVFRVTASRADKSEQHLMTLTPQQPSADMFPSAWQTFADCVKLGAQHIFEGPDHLLFLLVVLAAGWGWRHVLGALTLFTLGHAVTLVLSLKGVVSVPASVVEPAIAATIVGMAAFDAIARYRGHRPPRWLLFGLVFGCALIHGLGLGAALSELGLDRLHQLPSLAGFNLGIELAQLAVALVMVMLALAVQRWRGDGGLQLATRLVGVMAMAMGLIWLVQRLSSLA; via the coding sequence ATGGGGTTTCTGACGCGGCTTCAACGCGCCCGGCGCACGCTGGTGATCGGGCTGTTCGCCTGGGTCGCCTTGCTGCCCGCCGCGCAGGCCCATTTGATGGTGGCCCAGCGGGGCACCTTGAATCTGGTGGACGGCGGGGCCTTCATGGTTTTGTCGATCCCGGTACTGGCTTTTCAGGGCATCGATGACAGCGGTGATGGCCTGCTTTCCAGCGCCGAGTTCGGCGCCCACCGCCAAAGCATCATCGGCGCCGTGAAACAGGGCGTGGTGTTGTCGGACGCACAGGGACCGCGCGAACTGCAAGGGATGATGCTGTCGCTTGCGCCGCCCGATCACCGGGGTGAGGGGGAGAGCGAGGGGCCGTCGTCGCAACTGGTTGTGATGGGGCGTTTTGATTTGGGCGAACCTGGCAGCCCGCTGCGCTTTCAGGTGAACCTGTTTGGTCAAAGTGCTGCCGAGCAGGTGTTTCGGGTCACCGCCAGCCGCGCCGACAAAAGCGAGCAGCACCTGATGACGCTCACGCCGCAACAGCCTTCTGCGGACATGTTCCCTTCGGCCTGGCAAACCTTTGCCGACTGCGTGAAGCTGGGCGCCCAACACATCTTCGAAGGCCCTGACCATTTGCTGTTCTTGTTGGTCGTGCTCGCTGCCGGCTGGGGCTGGCGCCATGTTCTGGGCGCGCTGACCCTGTTTACCCTGGGCCACGCGGTGACCTTGGTGCTCAGCCTCAAAGGGGTGGTGTCGGTTCCGGCGTCTGTTGTGGAGCCGGCCATCGCTGCCACCATTGTGGGCATGGCCGCATTCGACGCCATCGCCCGCTACCGAGGCCACCGGCCACCGCGGTGGTTGTTGTTCGGGCTTGTGTTTGGCTGTGCCTTGATTCATGGTCTGGGCCTGGGTGCTGCGCTGTCAGAGCTGGGTCTGGACAGACTGCACCAGCTGCCCAGTCTGGCGGGTTTCAACCTGGGCATCGAGTTGGCGCAACTGGCGGTGGCGCTGGTGATGGTGATGCTCGCTCTGGCTGTACAACGTTGGCGGGGGGATGGGGGTCTGCAACTGGCCACGCGTTTGGTCGGGGTGATGGCCATGGCCATGGGTTTGATCTGGTTGGTTCAGCGCCTGTCTTCGCTGGCCTAG
- a CDS encoding YHYH protein, producing the protein MYSFIPPSLLASRNLGVVAIALGALALTACSMDGPPGGIGGFPPPPETSSAPARVISSGSTQGIGCDYSYSALNPSASVKAVSEARWTCSTTQRILSANGVPDHEVGTFPNPGNPNRIKAQQVSARFTLSPSLTDRATRLGGPAGVIGLLLNGVKIDAGTNGGCSDTGVCDPGRPAGAWRMEALGQSSFDFGVDNNNAHVQPGGAYHYHGMPEAFAAQQGKGKAMTLIGWAADGFPIYARFGYSVANDAQSSIKVIEGSYRLKATPDANRPPVSVYPMGAFEQDHEYVAGLGDLDECNGRTGATPEFPEGIYHYFATDTYPYFQRCVKGQVIVAARPSRPS; encoded by the coding sequence ATGTATTCCTTCATTCCGCCTTCTCTGCTTGCCTCGCGCAATCTGGGCGTTGTGGCCATCGCGCTGGGCGCCCTGGCCTTGACCGCTTGCAGCATGGACGGCCCACCCGGCGGTATCGGCGGTTTTCCACCTCCGCCCGAAACTTCTTCAGCCCCGGCCAGGGTGATCAGCTCGGGCAGCACGCAGGGTATTGGCTGTGATTACAGCTACAGCGCGTTGAACCCTTCGGCATCGGTCAAGGCGGTCAGCGAGGCGCGGTGGACTTGCTCCACCACGCAGCGCATCTTGAGCGCAAACGGCGTTCCAGACCACGAAGTGGGCACCTTCCCCAACCCGGGCAACCCCAACCGAATCAAGGCGCAACAAGTGTCGGCCCGCTTCACGCTGTCGCCCAGCCTGACCGACCGGGCCACCCGTCTGGGTGGGCCCGCAGGCGTGATTGGCCTGTTGCTCAACGGCGTGAAGATCGATGCTGGCACCAATGGCGGTTGCAGTGATACAGGCGTTTGCGACCCGGGTCGACCCGCAGGCGCATGGCGCATGGAAGCGCTGGGGCAGTCCAGCTTCGATTTCGGTGTGGACAACAACAACGCCCATGTGCAACCTGGTGGCGCCTACCACTACCACGGCATGCCCGAAGCCTTTGCGGCCCAGCAAGGCAAGGGCAAGGCCATGACCCTGATCGGCTGGGCCGCCGATGGCTTTCCGATATACGCCCGCTTTGGTTACAGCGTGGCCAACGATGCCCAGTCGTCGATCAAGGTGATCGAAGGCAGCTACCGCCTCAAAGCCACGCCCGATGCCAATCGCCCGCCGGTTTCGGTCTACCCCATGGGCGCTTTCGAGCAAGACCATGAGTACGTGGCCGGCCTGGGCGATCTGGACGAGTGCAACGGCCGAACCGGCGCGACGCCCGAGTTCCCCGAGGGCATCTACCACTACTTCGCGACGGATACCTATCCCTACTTTCAGCGCTGCGTGAAGGGCCAGGTCATCGTGGCGGCCCGGCCATCGCGTCCGTCCTGA
- a CDS encoding zinc ribbon domain-containing protein: protein MELCEACGTENRNKAKFCRGCARPLLPIAAGVDLTDKASNRALRCGVCQAIHSRGAKTCQACGLPLDEPKSDDTPQAQPTQGQKARRWPLLGILALAGAVIFWWGANQKEPVEVIEGGEVVIDAQPALAPEKPTQLPAPAPSASAAAPSIETAMNADEKAHFDELVKREAERAEKARKTIARLAAQEKAASEASAAKSVAAERLRNETARQAITQPGAAEPVDSKTAATAPKPSPPPARVSVEQACAKASNFLSRDLCRVDACREAINIRDPICVWYRKLDEERRSRLAN, encoded by the coding sequence ATGGAATTGTGTGAGGCCTGTGGCACAGAAAACCGGAACAAGGCAAAGTTCTGCCGGGGTTGTGCACGCCCGCTTTTGCCGATTGCAGCGGGCGTCGATCTGACCGACAAAGCCAGCAACCGGGCCCTTCGCTGCGGGGTTTGCCAGGCGATTCACTCGCGCGGCGCCAAAACCTGCCAGGCCTGTGGCCTCCCGCTGGATGAACCCAAAAGCGATGACACCCCGCAAGCGCAGCCCACGCAAGGTCAAAAAGCCAGGCGCTGGCCTTTGCTGGGTATTTTGGCCCTTGCTGGCGCAGTGATTTTTTGGTGGGGCGCGAACCAGAAGGAGCCCGTTGAAGTCATCGAAGGCGGCGAGGTTGTGATCGACGCGCAGCCCGCGTTGGCCCCGGAAAAACCCACCCAGTTGCCCGCACCTGCGCCTTCAGCGTCGGCGGCCGCGCCATCCATCGAAACGGCGATGAATGCCGATGAGAAGGCCCATTTTGACGAGCTCGTGAAGCGAGAGGCGGAGCGCGCCGAAAAAGCCCGTAAGACCATCGCCCGGCTGGCCGCTCAGGAAAAGGCCGCCTCAGAGGCCAGCGCAGCCAAGTCTGTTGCGGCCGAGCGCTTGCGCAACGAAACGGCACGCCAGGCGATCACCCAACCCGGCGCTGCTGAACCTGTTGACTCAAAAACGGCAGCCACCGCCCCAAAGCCGTCACCACCCCCTGCCAGGGTTTCGGTTGAACAAGCCTGCGCCAAAGCAAGCAATTTCCTGTCGCGCGACCTGTGCCGCGTGGATGCTTGCCGCGAAGCGATCAACATCCGGGACCCTATTTGCGTCTGGTACCGGAAACTCGATGAAGAGCGTAGGTCACGACTCGCCAATTGA
- a CDS encoding response regulator, with product MNGRDNKTRVLVVEDDPKIARLLVDYLEAEGLFADVVADGLVAVNFIRHEPPSLVLLDLMLPGMNGVAVCRTVRACYSGPIIMLTARIEEIDRLMGLDSGADDYVCKPFSPREVMARVKAQLRRVQGRVTTDPDPWAIDEDRFRIAWQGHWLDLTVLEFRMFRLLLGKPGRVFSRAQLLNSLHSDDRDVSDRAIDSHVKNLRKKIQVVDPAFDCISSVYGVGYRFEIPAGPPEEKPVLHT from the coding sequence ATGAACGGCCGAGACAACAAAACCCGCGTCCTCGTGGTCGAAGACGATCCCAAAATTGCCCGTTTGCTGGTCGACTACCTCGAGGCAGAAGGCCTTTTCGCCGATGTGGTGGCCGATGGGCTGGTGGCCGTGAATTTCATTCGACACGAACCGCCTTCACTGGTTCTGCTCGACTTGATGTTGCCGGGCATGAACGGCGTAGCCGTGTGCCGAACGGTGCGCGCCTGCTACAGCGGTCCGATCATCATGCTCACGGCCAGGATCGAAGAAATTGACCGCCTGATGGGACTCGATTCTGGTGCCGACGACTACGTCTGCAAACCGTTCAGCCCGCGCGAAGTCATGGCACGGGTCAAGGCACAGTTGCGGCGGGTTCAGGGCCGGGTCACCACCGACCCCGATCCATGGGCCATCGACGAAGACCGGTTTCGCATCGCCTGGCAAGGCCACTGGCTCGACCTGACCGTGCTGGAGTTTCGAATGTTCCGCCTGCTCCTGGGCAAGCCAGGGCGCGTGTTCTCAAGGGCGCAACTGCTCAACAGCCTGCATTCGGACGACCGCGACGTCAGTGACCGTGCGATCGACAGCCACGTCAAGAACCTGCGCAAGAAAATTCAGGTGGTTGACCCCGCGTTTGACTGCATCAGCTCGGTCTATGGCGTGGGTTACCGGTTCGAGATACCTGCCGGTCCGCCAGAAGAAAAGCCCGTGCTTCACACCTGA
- a CDS encoding zinc-binding metallopeptidase family protein translates to MSTTTPSHPPTAVPPTPPMAQTVRVYACQCGQTIYFVNNRCLACDTPLGYDPAQGRLMSLEPGAEPDTWVETHETEPEFVFCANRDTPANCNWLLPEAEKHLHGGLCRACRLNRTIPKLDDPAHPDNGELWGKVEQAKRRLVSALLVMGLPVASRETEDTEDGLMFDLLRSQKKDEHVMTGHDDGLITLNVAEADDVKRERTRQAMNEPYRTLVGHFRHEIGHYYWYRLVDNPGSEWLPAFRELFGDENQDYAESLKRNYEEGPRPDWPSHFVSAYASVHPWEDWAECWAHYMHMRDTVDTASSYGLSLDVAHLDFTPFDTTALYQPEHPDAERFLAFLNRWTQLTMMLNGMSRAMGQPDFYPFVLPHEVVAKLHFIHLLVVATSQEQG, encoded by the coding sequence GTGTCCACCACCACCCCTTCTCACCCTCCCACCGCTGTGCCGCCGACGCCTCCAATGGCGCAGACTGTGCGCGTCTACGCCTGCCAGTGCGGGCAGACCATCTATTTCGTCAACAACCGGTGCCTCGCATGCGACACCCCGTTGGGTTATGACCCCGCGCAGGGTCGTCTGATGTCGCTGGAGCCGGGAGCCGAACCCGATACGTGGGTTGAAACCCATGAGACCGAACCGGAGTTTGTTTTTTGTGCAAACCGGGACACCCCGGCAAACTGCAACTGGCTGCTGCCCGAGGCTGAAAAACACCTGCATGGTGGACTTTGCCGGGCCTGCCGTCTCAACCGCACCATTCCGAAGCTCGACGACCCGGCGCATCCGGACAACGGCGAGCTCTGGGGCAAGGTGGAGCAGGCCAAGCGGCGCCTGGTGTCGGCGTTGCTGGTGATGGGACTGCCGGTGGCCTCGCGTGAAACGGAAGACACCGAAGACGGGCTCATGTTCGATCTCCTGCGTTCGCAGAAGAAAGACGAACATGTCATGACTGGGCACGACGATGGCCTGATCACGCTCAACGTGGCCGAGGCCGACGACGTCAAGCGCGAACGGACCCGGCAAGCCATGAACGAGCCCTACCGAACGCTGGTGGGCCACTTTCGCCATGAAATCGGCCACTACTACTGGTACCGCCTCGTGGACAACCCCGGTAGCGAATGGCTGCCCGCGTTCCGCGAGCTGTTTGGTGATGAAAACCAGGACTACGCCGAAAGCCTCAAGCGAAACTACGAAGAAGGCCCCCGACCCGATTGGCCATCGCATTTCGTCAGCGCCTACGCCAGCGTGCACCCTTGGGAAGACTGGGCCGAATGCTGGGCTCACTACATGCACATGCGCGATACCGTCGACACGGCATCGAGCTATGGCTTGTCGCTGGATGTCGCTCACCTCGACTTCACGCCTTTCGACACCACCGCCCTTTACCAGCCCGAGCATCCCGATGCCGAACGCTTTCTGGCGTTTCTGAACCGCTGGACCCAGCTCACCATGATGCTCAATGGCATGTCGCGCGCCATGGGGCAGCCCGACTTCTACCCCTTTGTGCTTCCGCATGAAGTGGTGGCCAAGCTGCACTTCATTCATTTGCTGGTAGTGGCAACGTCGCAAGAACAAGGCTGA
- a CDS encoding N-acetylmuramoyl-L-alanine amidase, translated as MSQDNNTLNRRKLLKAGSLVLLLGTQEIARGASVVAVRIWPAKDYTRLTIETDGLLKVKQTRVSEPPRLTVDIEGIDLLNPIRELVGKLKSSDPNIAGMVVVQQEPNVVRLSIDLKKPIQPQVFNLQPVAAYQHRLVLDLFPVHVPDPLAELIGQRMKEMDEASERAARLLGIETHELNARTSARDPIGELIARSTGGTTSTTDSPGSNEATTTASANEDSRSSAKQRPGARNSAINETDRLIIVALDPGHGGEDPGASGPAGTLEKNVVLQVALKLRDRINATKVNNHPMRAYLTRDADFFVPLGVRVQKAQRVNADLFVSLHADAFFTPDPQGASVFALSTKGASSAAARWMASKENAADLVGGINLKTKDATVHRALVEMSTAAQIKDSLKLGGAMLGEVKKIGKLHKPRVEQAAFAVLKAPDIPSVLVETAFISNPEEERRLNTADYQNDLAEALLKGIVRYFGQNPPLARNRTV; from the coding sequence ATGAGCCAAGACAACAACACCCTGAACCGCCGCAAGCTGCTGAAAGCGGGCTCGCTGGTCTTGCTGCTGGGCACGCAAGAGATTGCGCGTGGCGCCAGCGTGGTCGCGGTGCGCATCTGGCCGGCCAAAGACTACACGCGCTTGACCATCGAAACAGACGGCTTGCTGAAGGTGAAGCAAACCCGGGTGAGTGAGCCGCCCAGGCTGACCGTCGACATCGAAGGCATCGATCTGCTGAACCCGATTCGCGAACTGGTGGGCAAGCTCAAATCCAGCGACCCCAACATCGCCGGTATGGTGGTGGTTCAGCAAGAGCCCAATGTGGTTCGGCTGTCCATCGACCTGAAGAAGCCGATCCAGCCCCAGGTGTTCAACCTGCAGCCGGTCGCGGCCTACCAGCATCGGCTGGTCCTGGATCTGTTCCCTGTGCACGTGCCCGATCCGCTCGCAGAACTGATTGGCCAGCGCATGAAAGAGATGGATGAAGCCAGCGAGCGCGCCGCGCGCCTGCTTGGCATCGAAACCCATGAGCTGAATGCCCGAACAAGTGCCAGGGACCCGATCGGCGAACTGATCGCGCGCAGCACTGGCGGCACCACGTCAACGACTGACAGTCCCGGGTCCAACGAGGCGACCACCACCGCCAGCGCAAATGAAGACAGCCGCTCCAGCGCAAAACAGCGCCCTGGCGCGAGGAACAGTGCCATCAACGAGACCGATCGCCTCATCATCGTGGCGCTGGACCCCGGTCATGGCGGCGAAGACCCTGGCGCCTCCGGGCCGGCCGGCACGCTGGAAAAAAACGTGGTGCTGCAGGTGGCGCTCAAACTGCGCGACCGCATCAACGCCACCAAGGTCAACAACCACCCCATGCGGGCCTACCTCACCCGCGACGCCGATTTTTTTGTGCCGCTGGGCGTGCGCGTACAAAAAGCCCAGCGGGTCAACGCCGATCTGTTCGTGAGCCTGCATGCCGATGCCTTCTTCACGCCCGACCCGCAGGGCGCCAGCGTTTTTGCGTTGAGCACCAAAGGCGCCAGCAGCGCCGCAGCGCGCTGGATGGCCAGCAAGGAAAACGCTGCCGACCTGGTGGGCGGCATCAACCTCAAAACCAAAGACGCCACCGTGCACAGGGCGCTGGTGGAAATGAGCACCGCCGCCCAGATCAAAGACAGCCTGAAACTGGGTGGTGCCATGCTGGGCGAGGTGAAGAAGATCGGCAAACTGCACAAGCCGCGCGTCGAACAGGCCGCCTTTGCGGTGCTGAAAGCGCCGGACATTCCCAGCGTGCTGGTGGAAACGGCCTTCATCAGCAACCCCGAAGAAGAGCGGCGACTCAACACCGCCGACTACCAAAACGACCTGGCCGAGGCATTGCTGAAAGGCATCGTGCGCTACTTCGGGCAGAACCCGCCGCTGGCGAGAAACCGCACTGTATAG
- the queG gene encoding tRNA epoxyqueuosine(34) reductase QueG — protein sequence MGTTKEPAAERAAAETLVAQIQQWGRALSFSEIGVAGVDLSSAEPGLQAWLAQGFHGDMGYMASHGLKRARPAELIPGTVSVITARMDYLPKDTPDDWQANELARLERPGEAIVSVYARGRDYHKVLRARLQKLADRIAEAVGPLGHRVFTDSAPVLEAELASRSGQGWRGKHTLILNREGGSMFFLGEIYLDLALPPSAPVSSHCGACTACIDICPTQAIVAPHKLDARRCISYLTIEHAGPIPEDLRPLLGNRIYGCDDCQLACPWNKFAQRSPLADFDPREGLAGASLIELFAWSEDAFLSRTEGSPIRRIGHERWLRNIAVAMGNALRNEDAADIRAALAQRAQHPSDLVRAHVEWALAQ from the coding sequence ATGGGAACCACCAAAGAACCAGCAGCCGAACGAGCCGCAGCCGAAACGCTCGTGGCCCAGATCCAGCAATGGGGCAGGGCGCTGTCGTTTTCAGAGATTGGTGTGGCGGGGGTTGACCTTTCCAGCGCCGAACCCGGCTTGCAAGCCTGGCTGGCCCAGGGCTTTCACGGCGACATGGGCTACATGGCGAGCCACGGTCTCAAACGTGCCCGACCGGCCGAGCTGATTCCGGGTACGGTCAGCGTGATCACCGCGCGCATGGACTACCTGCCGAAAGACACGCCAGACGACTGGCAAGCCAATGAGCTGGCCAGGCTGGAGCGCCCCGGGGAGGCCATCGTTTCGGTGTATGCCCGAGGGCGCGATTACCACAAGGTTTTGCGCGCCCGTTTGCAAAAGCTGGCCGATAGAATCGCCGAGGCCGTGGGCCCACTCGGTCACCGCGTGTTCACCGACTCCGCCCCGGTTCTGGAGGCCGAGCTCGCCAGCCGCAGTGGCCAGGGCTGGCGCGGCAAACACACGCTGATCCTCAACCGCGAGGGTGGCTCGATGTTCTTTCTGGGCGAGATATACCTCGACCTCGCCCTGCCGCCCAGCGCCCCTGTGTCCAGCCATTGCGGGGCCTGCACCGCCTGTATCGACATTTGCCCCACCCAGGCCATCGTCGCACCACACAAACTCGACGCACGCCGTTGCATCTCCTACCTCACGATCGAACATGCCGGGCCCATTCCCGAAGACCTGCGTCCGTTGCTCGGCAACCGCATCTATGGCTGCGACGATTGCCAGCTTGCCTGCCCATGGAACAAGTTTGCCCAGCGCAGCCCGCTGGCCGATTTCGACCCACGAGAAGGGCTTGCTGGCGCCTCCTTGATTGAACTGTTCGCCTGGAGCGAAGACGCATTTCTAAGCCGCACCGAAGGCAGCCCGATTCGACGCATTGGCCATGAGCGCTGGCTGCGCAACATCGCGGTGGCCATGGGCAACGCATTGCGGAACGAAGACGCTGCAGACATCCGCGCAGCGTTGGCGCAGCGAGCGCAGCACCCCAGTGACCTGGTCAGGGCACATGTGGAGTGGGCGTTGGCTCAGTAG
- a CDS encoding YHYH protein, whose translation MASAAALVTACGGCDDTTTSASDTTGVLFDYNHSAYNSSASVRLTSTVQWACSTTQRTLTANGVPDHAVGTFPNAGNPNTISAQSISASLSLFPTETSTATTLGGPRGPQGYVLNGVKIDAGTAGSCDDSGSSCSLIDNAGSWSIEALGQSSFDFGTDNNNAHVQPGGTYHYHGMPEGFMALRGASSASMTLIGWAADGFPIYARYGYSVASSASSSLRAMSGSYKLKATVSTSRPSATAYPLGTFAQDWEYVAGAGDLDECNGRTGVTPEFPNGTYHYFATDSYPYFQRCVKGSVSTAAAAAPPPGATTTRSTAALI comes from the coding sequence GTGGCGTCGGCTGCCGCACTGGTCACAGCCTGTGGCGGCTGCGACGACACCACAACCAGCGCCTCCGACACCACCGGTGTCTTGTTCGACTACAACCACAGCGCCTACAACAGCTCGGCATCGGTGAGACTGACCAGCACGGTGCAATGGGCCTGCAGCACAACCCAGCGCACGCTGACCGCGAATGGAGTGCCCGATCACGCCGTGGGGACTTTTCCCAATGCCGGCAACCCCAACACGATTTCGGCGCAATCGATTTCCGCCAGCCTGTCGCTCTTTCCGACCGAGACCAGCACAGCGACCACCCTGGGTGGGCCGCGCGGCCCTCAGGGCTATGTGCTCAACGGCGTGAAAATCGATGCCGGCACGGCCGGTTCATGCGATGACTCGGGCAGCAGCTGCAGTCTGATCGACAACGCTGGCAGCTGGAGCATCGAGGCGCTCGGCCAAAGCAGCTTTGATTTCGGTACCGACAACAACAACGCCCACGTACAACCTGGCGGCACCTACCACTACCACGGCATGCCCGAAGGCTTCATGGCCTTGCGTGGCGCCAGCAGCGCTTCGATGACCTTGATCGGCTGGGCGGCGGACGGCTTCCCGATCTACGCCCGCTATGGCTACAGCGTGGCCAGCAGCGCCAGTTCGTCTTTGAGAGCCATGAGTGGCAGCTACAAACTCAAAGCCACCGTCAGCACCAGCCGTCCATCGGCCACGGCCTACCCCCTGGGCACCTTCGCTCAAGACTGGGAATACGTGGCCGGCGCAGGCGATCTGGACGAATGCAATGGCCGCACTGGCGTGACCCCCGAGTTCCCGAATGGCACCTACCACTACTTCGCCACCGATTCGTACCCCTACTTCCAGCGCTGTGTGAAAGGCAGTGTCAGCACGGCGGCAGCCGCGGCCCCACCGCCTGGTGCGACCACCACCCGAAGCACGGCAGCGTTGATCTGA
- the tsaE gene encoding tRNA (adenosine(37)-N6)-threonylcarbamoyltransferase complex ATPase subunit type 1 TsaE yields the protein MSSSIPTSDFGEQKAPVKAPPAGFSRQSENTWRGQWASEADTRAFALQLAAHPAVLNATITLHGDLGAGKTTFVRHLLRALGVQGRVKSPTYAVVEPHEALPCPLLPANEPLHIWHFDFYRFTDPREWEDAGFRELFASPGLKLVEWPERAAGHLPPIDAELHLQTLDMPLTLIAETDDAAPARQVTFNAMSPVGQQLLSALRTA from the coding sequence TTGAGCAGCAGCATCCCTACCAGCGATTTCGGTGAACAAAAAGCCCCTGTCAAGGCTCCACCGGCAGGCTTTTCGCGCCAATCAGAAAACACCTGGCGCGGCCAGTGGGCGAGCGAAGCCGACACCCGCGCCTTCGCACTGCAGCTGGCGGCCCATCCCGCCGTGCTCAACGCCACCATCACGCTGCATGGCGATCTGGGTGCCGGCAAAACCACTTTTGTGCGCCATTTGCTGCGCGCCCTGGGCGTACAAGGGCGCGTCAAGAGTCCGACCTACGCCGTGGTCGAGCCCCATGAGGCCCTGCCTTGCCCTTTGTTGCCGGCCAACGAGCCGCTGCACATCTGGCACTTTGATTTTTACCGTTTTACAGATCCGCGTGAGTGGGAAGATGCAGGCTTTCGCGAACTTTTCGCCAGCCCCGGCCTCAAGCTGGTGGAATGGCCTGAGCGCGCCGCCGGGCATTTGCCCCCCATCGATGCCGAGCTGCATCTGCAAACCCTGGACATGCCCCTGACTTTGATTGCTGAAACCGACGATGCCGCCCCTGCAAGGCAGGTCACCTTTAACGCCATGAGTCCGGTCGGCCAACAGCTGTTGTCTGCCTTGCGCACCGCATGA